In the Phaeodactylum tricornutum CCAP 1055/1 chromosome 13, whole genome shotgun sequence genome, GGCGATAAAATAGGCTCACTCTGCTTCCATCTTCAGATGACTGGGTATATGTTTCGAAACGCCGAGTACGTGATGGCCTTGAAGGAAGTGATGCACCTGAGAGGATCGACATCTCTACAGGATTACAAAGATGCTTTTGATCGCATAGATGCAGATAATTCCGGATTTATCGAATATTCCGAGATCAAGGAACTATTGGACGACGTCTATGAAGGTTCGACACCAGCGTATGAAGTGGAATCATTCATCAAATTTTTTGATGAAAATAACGACGGCAAAGTTTCTTGGGAAGAGTTTGAACGCGGATTGGGCAGTGCCATTgcacaacaacagcaactggTAAAGAAGCTTAACTTGCTTGCGCCCGCTGCTcttgacgacgatgacgacgcaCCCAACCTGGATCCTGATGTGACGGGAATAGTCGAACTTGAGCTTGAAAACGGAAAAATTGTGGAGgtggaagcaaaagaataCATTCAAAGCCTCAAAAAGGAAGCGCAGGCTTTAAAGGACGCTCTGAGAAGAGAAAAGTTTGGCGGGGCACCTCCCAACCCGAGAGCTGGCAATGGCAGTGACCTCTCTGCAAATGAACCTGGGGAAGGCTTCGGTGGAATCACCGGCTATATTGCGAGTCGTCAGGGCGATCTGAAAGCGTTGACGCAAGGAATTAGTCCCGAGATTGTGAGCACGATGAAAAAGCTTGTCGATTTCGTTCTAGAAGGCGGAGAAAGTGGGCAGACGAAAAACGTCCCGAAGGAAGAAATCCACATGGAAATTCCAGGATCTGCTCTGCAACAACTAGCGCTCTGGCAATTGATTCTAGGATACCGACTTCGCGAAGCTGAAGCAAAAGGCGACTAT is a window encoding:
- a CDS encoding predicted protein encodes the protein MALLARATSLITGLTLIMLFQELYSYTVSPQPFLHSKTETALSYTHPNRYRSRRHLIENKMFSTSNENEETPNDADEDGDHENDSYMVNASSEFLDDTSASSGNMVKSESSPAKTLDWGGALGKLRQRVEDMESGKAGDASQVLFRLMSSESPNQAIGSFVSSANPQVVQAMSGAVSSLLGGLSNPQMGADVLVKASGDKIGSLCFHLQMTGYMFRNAEYVMALKEVMHLRGSTSLQDYKDAFDRIDADNSGFIEYSEIKELLDDVYEGSTPAYEVESFIKFFDENNDGKVSWEEFERGLGSAIAQQQQLVKKLNLLAPAALDDDDDAPNLDPDVTGIVELELENGKIVEVEAKEYIQSLKKEAQALKDALRREKFGGAPPNPRAGNGSDLSANEPGEGFGGITGYIASRQGDLKALTQGISPEIVSTMKKLVDFVLEGGESGQTKNVPKEEIHMEIPGSALQQLALWQLILGYRLREAEAKGDYLKLLE